In the genome of Montipora foliosa isolate CH-2021 chromosome 3, ASM3666993v2, whole genome shotgun sequence, one region contains:
- the LOC137994946 gene encoding uncharacterized protein, protein MGESVRKIDHHILEIIEKGTALNEGVEIDDEQKVTIFRVPAHTKNVPAADVYYDFETRVTVVKILSKKACYIYTKMDPSLPSPQKLKADIKGTTSRRGSLPVITEQNLLKLTGPAHRPSLTKAMLAFCGVLPIYKVDVYRLNTSANSGEESK, encoded by the exons ATGGGGGAAAGCGTGAGAAAG attGATCATCACATTTTGGAAATTATAGAAAAGGGAACGGCATTGAATGAGGGAGTTGAGATTGATGACGAGCAAAAGGTCACGATTTTCCGAGTTCCGGCTCATACCAAGAATGTTCCCGCTGCCGACGTTTATTACGATTTTGAAACG AGGGTGACTGTCGTCAAGATTTTGTCAAAAAAAGCTTGTTACATTTATACCAAGATGGACCCGTCCTTGCCATCTCCACAGAAATTGAAGGCAGATATCAAAGGG ACGACCTCACGTCGTGGATCACTTCCTGTTATCACAGAGCAGAATCTACTTAAACTAACAGGCCCAGCTCACAGACCCTCTCTCACCAAAGCGATGTTGGCTTTCTGTGGCGTTTTACCGATTTACAAAGTGGATGTCTATCGCCTAAACACCTCAGCAAATAGTGGAGAAGAAAGTAAATAA